The following coding sequences are from one Phycisphaerae bacterium window:
- the nifJ gene encoding pyruvate:ferredoxin (flavodoxin) oxidoreductase: MKRKMVTIDGNTAVAHVAHATNEVIAIYPITPSSPMGEIADAKTAKGETNIWGTVPSVTEMQSEGGAAGAVHGALTAGALTTTFTASQGLLLMIPNMYKIAGELSPTVFHVSARSLACQALSIFGDHSDVMACRGTGWAMLCSNSIQEVMDFALIAQQATLASRVPFLHFFDGFRTSHEIQKVEELTFDDMRAMIDDELVSAVRAMALNPDRPQIAGTAQNPDVYFQGREAVNKFYLAAPGIVQQTMDKFAKLVGRQYHLFDYVGAADAEKVIIIMGSGAETVHETVESFVSKGQKVGVIKVRLFRPFSCGDFINALPKTVKKIAVLDRTKEPGALGEPLYMDIRTAIGEAMAKKQTAFKEYPVIVGGRYGLGSKEFTPAMVKAVFDNLDAEEPKNGFTVGIIDDMANTSLDVGESFVPSSEGIYTAMFYGLGSDGTVGANHNSIQIIGQQTDNNAQGYFVYDSKKAGAITISHLRFGKKPIRRPYLITRADFIACHNPSFPEKYDMLAPAKEGATFLMTSMYPADKVWDTLPQEMQKQIIDKKLKFYVIDAISLAQEIGLGARINTIMQVAFFKISNIIPLDTAVSAIKAAIQKSYGKKGEKIVAMNNAAVDAALERIYEVKTPGKVTSKIKMPAVVPNDAPAFVKDVTAEIMALRGDKLPTSKIPIDGKWPTGTTKYEKRNIAVNIPVWEPQVCIQCGTCSFVCPHGTIRLKAYDKKYLDKAPPTFKNAEAKGKELAGMKATIQVAPEDCTGCGVCVQQCPAQEKDANKQPTGRKAINMSLQEPLRMQERENYEYFLSIPNTDPKLFKLNSVKGSQLVPPLFEYSGACAGCGETPYVKLLTQLFGDRAMIGNATGCSSIYGGNLPTTPYTTRGDGRGPVWSNSLFEDNAEFAMGMRLTVDKFGQQAIELLDIVAKKGCVEAALASEISVAVAANDPSQDAIEQQRGRVAKLKEQCKKSNCPECKRLLTLADYLVRKSVWALGGDGWAYDIGYGGLDHVLASGVDVNVLVLDTEVYSNTGGQMSKSTPRAAVAKFAAGGKPMPKKDMGLLAMTYGNIYVAKVAMGANTNQAVKAFVEAESYPGPSLIIAYSQCINHGIDMMTGYEEQKKAVACGHWPLYRFDPRLKKEGKNPLLLDSKAPTLDFKEYAYGEVRYRQLVQSNPQTAAELLKLASSDATQRYALMEQLANLKCD, translated from the coding sequence ATGAAGCGCAAAATGGTTACGATTGACGGCAACACGGCAGTGGCGCACGTGGCCCATGCTACCAACGAGGTGATTGCAATATATCCGATTACTCCGAGCTCTCCTATGGGCGAGATTGCCGATGCGAAGACGGCAAAAGGCGAAACTAATATTTGGGGGACGGTTCCTTCAGTTACCGAGATGCAGTCGGAAGGCGGAGCGGCAGGCGCGGTGCACGGAGCACTTACGGCCGGCGCCCTGACGACGACGTTTACCGCCTCGCAGGGGCTTTTGCTGATGATTCCGAATATGTATAAGATAGCGGGCGAACTGTCACCGACCGTTTTTCATGTCTCGGCGCGTTCGCTGGCCTGTCAGGCGCTTTCAATTTTCGGCGACCATTCGGATGTAATGGCCTGCCGGGGCACCGGCTGGGCAATGCTTTGCTCGAACAGCATTCAGGAAGTAATGGATTTTGCATTGATTGCGCAGCAGGCGACGCTCGCATCGCGAGTACCATTTCTGCACTTCTTCGATGGTTTCCGCACCAGTCACGAAATACAAAAGGTCGAGGAGCTGACTTTCGACGATATGCGGGCGATGATTGACGACGAGCTTGTATCGGCTGTTCGCGCTATGGCTTTGAATCCTGACAGGCCGCAGATAGCCGGCACAGCCCAGAACCCGGATGTTTATTTCCAGGGAAGAGAAGCAGTCAACAAGTTTTATCTGGCAGCGCCTGGTATCGTGCAGCAGACAATGGATAAGTTCGCAAAATTGGTCGGACGCCAATATCACCTGTTTGACTACGTGGGGGCGGCAGACGCTGAAAAAGTAATAATTATAATGGGTTCAGGGGCAGAGACGGTGCACGAGACGGTGGAATCTTTCGTATCGAAAGGACAGAAGGTCGGCGTTATTAAGGTTCGGTTGTTCAGGCCTTTCAGCTGCGGAGATTTTATTAATGCGTTGCCCAAAACGGTGAAGAAAATCGCGGTGCTGGACAGGACCAAGGAGCCTGGTGCTTTGGGGGAACCGTTGTATATGGATATTCGCACTGCTATCGGCGAAGCGATGGCCAAAAAACAAACGGCCTTTAAAGAGTATCCGGTGATTGTGGGCGGAAGGTACGGTCTTGGTTCGAAGGAGTTTACGCCGGCGATGGTTAAGGCCGTGTTTGATAATCTCGACGCCGAAGAGCCGAAGAATGGTTTCACTGTGGGCATCATCGACGACATGGCTAATACGAGCCTGGATGTGGGTGAGTCGTTTGTGCCGTCATCAGAGGGGATTTATACGGCGATGTTTTACGGCTTGGGTTCGGATGGCACAGTCGGCGCAAACCATAACTCGATACAAATCATCGGTCAGCAGACAGACAACAACGCACAGGGCTATTTCGTTTACGACTCAAAGAAGGCAGGCGCTATTACAATATCGCACCTTCGTTTCGGCAAAAAGCCGATTCGCAGGCCGTACCTGATAACAAGAGCGGATTTTATCGCCTGTCACAATCCGAGCTTTCCGGAAAAGTATGATATGCTCGCGCCAGCCAAGGAAGGCGCCACGTTTTTAATGACCAGTATGTACCCTGCGGACAAGGTCTGGGATACGCTGCCGCAGGAAATGCAGAAGCAGATAATCGACAAAAAGCTCAAGTTCTATGTTATCGATGCTATTTCGCTTGCTCAGGAAATAGGTCTTGGCGCCAGAATCAATACGATTATGCAGGTGGCTTTCTTCAAGATAAGCAATATTATTCCGCTTGATACGGCAGTCAGTGCTATCAAGGCCGCGATTCAAAAAAGCTACGGCAAAAAGGGTGAGAAGATTGTTGCGATGAACAATGCCGCGGTAGACGCGGCCCTGGAGCGGATTTACGAAGTCAAAACCCCGGGCAAGGTTACAAGCAAGATAAAGATGCCTGCGGTTGTGCCGAATGACGCACCGGCGTTTGTGAAGGATGTCACGGCAGAGATTATGGCGCTGCGAGGCGATAAGCTGCCCACCAGCAAAATACCTATTGACGGCAAGTGGCCGACAGGGACGACCAAATATGAGAAACGCAATATCGCGGTCAATATACCCGTGTGGGAGCCGCAGGTTTGTATTCAATGCGGCACCTGCTCGTTTGTCTGTCCCCACGGGACGATTCGACTTAAGGCATACGACAAAAAATATCTCGATAAGGCGCCGCCGACATTCAAAAACGCTGAAGCAAAAGGAAAAGAGTTGGCCGGTATGAAAGCAACTATCCAGGTTGCGCCGGAAGACTGCACCGGCTGCGGAGTATGCGTTCAGCAATGTCCTGCTCAGGAGAAAGACGCCAACAAACAACCTACCGGCCGAAAGGCGATAAATATGTCGCTCCAGGAGCCGTTGCGTATGCAGGAACGGGAAAATTACGAGTACTTTTTGTCTATCCCGAATACCGACCCGAAGTTGTTCAAGCTCAACAGCGTTAAAGGTAGCCAGCTGGTGCCGCCTTTATTCGAGTATTCTGGCGCCTGTGCCGGCTGCGGCGAGACGCCTTATGTGAAACTTCTAACGCAATTGTTCGGCGATAGGGCTATGATAGGCAATGCCACGGGCTGTTCGTCGATTTACGGCGGCAATTTGCCAACAACGCCATACACAACAAGAGGAGATGGGCGCGGCCCCGTATGGAGCAACAGTCTGTTCGAGGACAACGCAGAGTTTGCTATGGGTATGCGGCTGACGGTTGATAAGTTCGGACAGCAGGCGATAGAGCTGCTGGACATCGTGGCCAAGAAGGGTTGCGTCGAAGCAGCTTTGGCGAGTGAAATAAGCGTTGCCGTGGCTGCTAATGACCCCTCACAGGATGCGATTGAGCAGCAGAGAGGCCGTGTCGCAAAGTTAAAGGAACAGTGTAAAAAGAGTAACTGTCCGGAATGTAAACGGTTGCTTACCTTGGCTGATTATTTGGTACGAAAATCTGTTTGGGCGCTTGGCGGTGACGGCTGGGCTTACGACATCGGCTACGGCGGGCTCGACCACGTTTTAGCCAGCGGAGTCGATGTAAATGTTCTGGTTTTAGATACTGAGGTCTACTCAAACACCGGCGGGCAGATGTCGAAATCTACGCCGAGGGCCGCGGTTGCGAAGTTCGCTGCGGGCGGCAAGCCGATGCCGAAAAAAGATATGGGTTTGCTGGCGATGACATATGGCAATATCTATGTCGCAAAGGTGGCGATGGGCGCCAATACCAATCAAGCGGTCAAAGCATTTGTTGAAGCGGAATCGTATCCAGGGCCGTCATTGATAATTGCATATTCGCAGTGTATTAACCACGGCATCGATATGATGACCGGCTATGAGGAGCAAAAGAAGGCGGTGGCTTGTGGGCATTGGCCGTTATATAGGTTCGACCCGCGACTTAAAAAAGAAGGTAAAAACCCGCTGCTGCTTGATTCGAAGGCTCCCACGCTTGACTTCAAAGAGTATGCTTATGGAGAGGTCCGTTATCGGCAGCTCGTTCAGTCGAACCCGCAGACTGCAGCGGAACTGCTCAAGCTTGCCAGTAGCGATGCGACCCAAAGGTATGCTTTGATGGAGCAGCTTGCGAATTTGAAATGCGATTAG
- a CDS encoding FlgO family outer membrane protein: protein MIKYTTLIVLLAIGCGLLTGCGDPSVQLAMSRADVKKINEASERETVRHQQRIANLENKTDTVRLIKESKVELTSDFWAGLSGASIPGANYKAADALLNIICPKLPKDSPILVASFVDIDNLDSTSTFGKVTSEQIASRFKQRKYATIEMKLRTNVFIRADSGELLLSRELSEISTKHRAQAVVVGTYAVAAKKVYITARVINVSDGRVLSSYDYDIPITSDVFKMLLKGKSKEGWL, encoded by the coding sequence ATGATTAAATATACGACATTAATAGTACTACTCGCGATTGGGTGCGGCCTGCTTACAGGCTGCGGTGACCCGTCTGTCCAGCTTGCTATGTCCAGAGCCGACGTCAAGAAAATCAATGAAGCCAGTGAACGTGAGACCGTAAGGCATCAGCAGCGCATTGCAAACCTCGAGAACAAGACCGACACCGTAAGACTTATCAAGGAATCCAAAGTAGAACTCACCAGCGATTTTTGGGCCGGGCTGAGCGGAGCGTCCATTCCAGGCGCCAATTATAAGGCAGCAGATGCTCTGCTAAACATAATTTGTCCAAAACTGCCCAAAGACAGCCCCATTCTGGTAGCAAGCTTTGTCGATATTGACAATCTGGACAGCACCTCCACGTTCGGAAAGGTGACATCAGAGCAGATTGCATCCCGATTCAAACAGAGAAAATACGCAACAATAGAAATGAAATTACGAACAAATGTTTTCATAAGGGCAGATTCAGGCGAACTGCTTCTTTCCCGTGAACTGTCGGAAATCAGCACCAAGCATCGTGCACAAGCTGTTGTCGTGGGAACTTATGCTGTGGCCGCGAAAAAGGTTTATATTACAGCACGAGTTATTAATGTCAGTGACGGGCGTGTTCTTTCCTCGTATGACTACGATATACCTATAACCAGCGATGTATTTAAAATGCTGTTAAAAGGCAAAAGCAAAGAGGGCTGGTTATAA